A stretch of Gemmatimonas aurantiaca T-27 DNA encodes these proteins:
- a CDS encoding ABC transporter ATP-binding protein: protein MMGRGETAQSETTLLSLERLSRRFGDVQALDDASLRVRAGTVHALLGENGAGKTTLMRLVFGLLTPDGGTMLWRGASLRVRSPAHALSMGIGMVHQHFTLVPAMTVAENVALGGHGRFDREAAAARVREVGARAGLSLDPSARVDSLPVGAQQRCEIVKALARDVQLLILDEPTAVLAPSEARELLAWVRRFADAGNAVVLITHKLRDALAVADDVTVLHRGRSVLTMRAADTTEAHLANAMLGERTIAAPGDVDAETVVAAEHAAPALDDTAVAPTQAPETVLSLREVTWRDARGVVRVQRANMSVYRGEIVGVAAVEGAGQHELLRLLSGRLTPEQGTVVRPADVGFVPEDRHRDALLLDAPLFENVALRGAGLRGGRLDWAYFRRAADELISRFDVRATGAAAPARALSGGNQQKFVLGRELSGEPPALVVENPSRGLDFKATLAVQQALRAARDRGTAVVMYSSDLDEVLMLADRVYAMHAGLVNEVIPDRDAVGRAMLGTLADDAPESLGDTDRTPAGSSA, encoded by the coding sequence ATGATGGGGCGGGGCGAGACCGCGCAGAGTGAAACAACGCTGCTGTCTCTCGAGAGGCTCTCACGCCGCTTTGGCGATGTGCAGGCACTCGATGACGCCTCCCTGCGGGTCCGCGCCGGAACCGTGCACGCGCTGCTGGGCGAGAATGGCGCAGGCAAGACCACCCTCATGCGCCTCGTCTTCGGTCTGCTGACCCCCGATGGTGGCACGATGCTTTGGCGTGGTGCATCACTTCGTGTGCGTTCACCGGCCCACGCGTTGTCGATGGGCATTGGCATGGTGCACCAACACTTCACGTTGGTACCGGCCATGACCGTGGCTGAAAACGTGGCGCTGGGTGGGCATGGGCGATTCGATCGGGAAGCCGCCGCGGCACGGGTGCGTGAGGTGGGCGCCCGTGCCGGATTGTCGCTCGACCCATCGGCCCGTGTGGACTCCTTGCCGGTGGGCGCGCAGCAGCGCTGCGAAATCGTGAAGGCGCTGGCGCGTGATGTACAATTGCTCATTCTCGACGAACCCACCGCCGTGCTGGCGCCGTCGGAGGCGCGCGAACTGCTGGCGTGGGTGCGTCGATTTGCCGACGCGGGCAATGCGGTGGTGCTCATCACGCACAAACTGCGCGACGCCCTGGCAGTAGCCGATGATGTGACCGTACTGCATCGCGGACGTTCGGTGCTCACGATGCGTGCGGCGGACACCACGGAAGCGCATCTGGCCAATGCCATGTTGGGTGAGAGAACCATCGCTGCGCCTGGCGACGTGGATGCAGAGACCGTCGTCGCGGCGGAGCATGCCGCACCAGCACTCGACGACACCGCGGTGGCACCAACGCAGGCTCCGGAGACGGTGCTCTCGTTGCGCGAGGTGACGTGGCGCGATGCCCGCGGCGTGGTGCGTGTGCAGCGCGCAAACATGTCGGTGTATCGGGGCGAGATCGTCGGCGTGGCGGCTGTGGAAGGTGCGGGCCAGCACGAGCTGCTGCGACTGTTGTCGGGGCGCCTGACACCGGAACAGGGCACCGTGGTGCGTCCGGCCGACGTGGGCTTTGTGCCGGAAGACCGTCATCGTGATGCGCTGTTGCTGGATGCCCCGCTGTTCGAAAACGTCGCCTTGCGCGGCGCCGGCTTGCGTGGCGGGCGGCTCGACTGGGCGTACTTCCGTCGGGCGGCGGACGAGTTGATTTCCCGTTTCGATGTCCGTGCGACCGGCGCTGCCGCGCCCGCGCGCGCGCTCTCCGGTGGAAATCAGCAGAAGTTCGTGCTGGGGCGAGAACTGAGCGGTGAGCCGCCAGCACTGGTCGTGGAGAATCCTTCGCGCGGTCTCGACTTCAAAGCCACGCTGGCCGTGCAACAGGCATTGCGCGCGGCGCGCGATCGTGGCACCGCCGTGGTGATGTACAGCAGCGACCTCGATGAGGTGCTGATGCTGGCGGATCGGGTGTATGCCATGCATGCCGGATTGGTGAACGAAGTGATCCCGGACCGCGATGCCGTGGGACGTGCCATGCTGGGTACTCTCGCCGACGACGCACCGGAATCGCTGGGTGATACCGACCGCACGCCGGCCGGATCGTCGGCATGA
- a CDS encoding Nif3-like dinuclear metal center hexameric protein, whose protein sequence is METAGASLYEVVAALDSELRTFDVPDYGGAVNGLQVANRGRVHRIATAVDASKASIDMAAATGADLLIVHHGLFWSGAQPLVGVRYAKYRTLFERDIAVYASHLPLDLHATLGNNARLAHALALTPDAGFARYKTIDIGVAGTANESTADLVARVSHYAAGYGGTVRTSVPVDGRTTKRWAICTGGGASSETLQEARAKGIDTLIVGEGPHHTTVEAIEHDLCVVYAGHYATETLGVQAVGAWLMDRFNLPWSFLHLPTGS, encoded by the coding sequence ATGGAAACCGCCGGTGCATCGCTGTACGAAGTTGTCGCAGCCCTCGACAGTGAGCTGCGCACGTTCGACGTGCCCGACTACGGCGGCGCCGTGAACGGTTTGCAGGTGGCCAATCGTGGACGTGTGCATCGAATCGCGACGGCGGTGGATGCATCGAAAGCCAGCATCGATATGGCCGCCGCCACGGGTGCTGATCTGTTGATCGTGCACCATGGATTGTTCTGGAGCGGCGCGCAGCCCCTCGTGGGTGTGCGCTATGCGAAGTATCGCACCCTCTTCGAACGCGACATCGCGGTGTACGCATCGCATCTGCCACTCGACCTGCACGCCACGCTGGGCAACAATGCGCGGCTCGCGCACGCCCTCGCCCTCACACCCGATGCGGGCTTTGCGCGATACAAGACCATCGACATCGGTGTCGCCGGGACGGCCAATGAATCGACGGCCGATCTCGTGGCGCGAGTCAGCCACTACGCGGCCGGTTATGGCGGCACCGTCCGCACATCCGTGCCGGTGGATGGACGCACGACAAAGCGCTGGGCCATCTGCACCGGTGGCGGCGCATCATCGGAAACCCTGCAGGAAGCGCGTGCCAAGGGCATCGACACACTGATCGTGGGAGAAGGTCCGCACCACACGACGGTCGAAGCCATCGAGCACGACCTGTGTGTGGTGTATGCCGGCCACTACGCCACCGAGACACTGGGTGTGCAGGCCGTTGGTGCGTGGTTGATGGACCGTTTCAATCTCCCCTGGTCTTTCCTGCATCTGCCCACTGGTTCGTGA
- a CDS encoding BMP family protein, translating into MFLSIDRSARQFARAGVVAATALLVACGGGDKDRPADGAAPKLRVALLTPGPISDKSWNGSAYEGLLRLRDSLGAEVSHIQTKTPAEFEENFRQYGAQNYRLVFGHGFEFQDAASRVAPSYPNTIYVVTSGRVTGQNLAGVAFLFEEASYQAGMIAGSATRTNKLGLIAGTELPPVKASFEAFTRGAKSVNPKVEVITSYVGNWDDVSAGKEQALAQLARGVDVIFQNADAAGLGVFQAVKEKKALAFGTNANQNAIAPDVILGSVVIDLPKAFMLIGREVQSGAFQGRVIHLGIKDDVVRLELNDALADRISAATRAAVDSVGAELKAGTFRALADMIGRDSATTPATAPAAPSKP; encoded by the coding sequence ATGTTTTTGTCGATCGATAGGAGCGCGCGTCAATTCGCGCGGGCGGGTGTGGTTGCCGCCACCGCTCTGCTGGTGGCCTGTGGTGGTGGTGACAAGGACCGCCCGGCCGACGGTGCTGCGCCGAAGCTGCGGGTGGCACTGCTCACCCCGGGACCGATCTCAGACAAGTCATGGAATGGCAGTGCCTACGAGGGGCTGCTCCGTTTGCGCGACAGCCTTGGCGCAGAAGTCTCTCATATTCAGACCAAGACCCCTGCCGAGTTCGAGGAGAACTTCCGGCAGTACGGGGCACAGAACTATCGCCTGGTTTTTGGCCACGGCTTTGAATTTCAGGATGCGGCGAGCCGAGTCGCGCCCAGCTATCCCAACACCATCTATGTGGTGACCTCGGGGCGGGTCACCGGCCAGAACCTCGCCGGGGTGGCCTTCCTGTTCGAAGAGGCGTCGTATCAGGCCGGCATGATCGCCGGCTCCGCGACCCGCACCAACAAGCTCGGACTCATCGCCGGCACCGAGCTGCCGCCCGTGAAGGCCAGCTTCGAGGCGTTCACGCGGGGTGCAAAGTCGGTGAACCCCAAAGTCGAAGTGATCACGAGCTACGTCGGCAACTGGGATGACGTCAGCGCCGGCAAGGAGCAGGCGCTCGCCCAGCTCGCCCGCGGTGTGGATGTGATCTTCCAGAACGCCGACGCCGCCGGGTTAGGTGTCTTTCAGGCGGTGAAAGAAAAGAAGGCTTTGGCATTCGGCACCAACGCCAATCAGAACGCCATCGCCCCTGACGTGATCCTCGGCAGCGTGGTGATCGACTTGCCGAAGGCGTTCATGTTGATTGGACGGGAAGTGCAGAGCGGTGCATTTCAGGGCCGCGTGATCCACCTCGGTATCAAGGACGATGTGGTGCGTCTCGAATTGAACGACGCGCTCGCCGACCGTATCTCCGCTGCCACCAGAGCGGCCGTGGATTCGGTGGGTGCGGAACTCAAGGCGGGCACCTTCCGCGCGCTGGCCGACATGATCGGCCGAGACAGCGCCACCACGCCCGCCACAGCGCCTGCAGCACCGTCCAAGCCGTGA
- a CDS encoding ParB/RepB/Spo0J family partition protein: MTPEPPRRLGRGLDALLARRDPKPAAADAAATARAADAPDNAGGSAVASGTAGGHAEPEAVGEAGTLRQLSLSQIRANPFQPRQEFRPEELADLEGSLRVNGLLQPITVRPAPNGQGFELIAGERRFRAATRLGWTEIPALVRNVDDKTLLTLAMIENLQRADLDPIEEADGYQRLIDDFGLTNQEVADIVAKDRSTVANALRLRQLPASVRRMLQEKQLTAGHARALLPLASERAIVDLARDVVANQLSVREVERRVQAGRPAPPAAGRKPAADAGKTVPAGASAAVVRQIEEKLRRKLQTTVSLNLTAKDKGEVRIAFFSNDDLERVLGLLGVSLE; this comes from the coding sequence ATGACCCCCGAACCTCCCCGCCGACTCGGCCGCGGTCTCGACGCGCTACTCGCTCGTCGTGATCCCAAGCCCGCCGCTGCAGACGCCGCCGCGACGGCTCGCGCTGCTGACGCGCCGGACAACGCCGGCGGCAGCGCGGTGGCCAGTGGCACAGCGGGTGGGCATGCGGAGCCCGAGGCGGTCGGCGAAGCCGGGACACTGCGGCAGCTCTCGCTCTCCCAGATTCGCGCCAACCCGTTCCAGCCACGTCAGGAATTTCGCCCCGAAGAACTGGCCGACCTGGAAGGCAGTCTCCGGGTGAACGGCCTCCTCCAACCCATCACCGTTCGGCCGGCTCCCAACGGGCAGGGCTTCGAACTCATCGCTGGCGAGCGCCGCTTCCGCGCCGCCACACGCCTGGGCTGGACCGAGATCCCGGCCCTCGTGCGCAACGTCGACGACAAGACGCTGCTCACCCTGGCCATGATCGAGAACCTGCAGCGCGCCGATCTCGATCCCATCGAAGAGGCCGACGGGTACCAGCGCCTCATCGACGACTTCGGGCTCACCAACCAGGAAGTCGCCGACATCGTCGCCAAGGACCGCTCGACGGTGGCCAACGCCCTGCGCCTCCGCCAACTGCCGGCATCCGTCCGCCGCATGCTGCAGGAAAAGCAGCTCACCGCAGGCCATGCCCGCGCCCTGCTTCCACTGGCCAGTGAGCGGGCCATCGTCGATCTCGCGCGTGATGTGGTAGCGAACCAGCTCTCGGTGCGCGAGGTGGAGCGACGCGTCCAGGCTGGCCGTCCCGCCCCGCCAGCCGCCGGGCGCAAGCCGGCCGCCGATGCCGGGAAAACCGTTCCAGCCGGGGCCTCGGCTGCCGTCGTCCGTCAGATCGAAGAGAAGCTGCGCCGGAAACTGCAAACGACCGTCTCACTGAATCTGACGGCCAAGGACAAGGGAGAAGTGCGCATCGCGTTTTTCTCCAATGATGATCTCGAGCGCGTGCTCGGGCTGTTGGGCGTATCACTCGAATAG
- a CDS encoding ParA family protein: protein MGRILAIANQKGGVGKTTTAVNLAASLAVAEQRTLLIDADPQGNATSGCGISREDFTLNTYDVLLGEASVDQALVRGVQFRHLDVLPTTPDLAAVEVELVDADDRISRMHDALAPIRDRYDFILIDCPPSLGLITLNMLVAADALLIPLQCEYYALEGLSQLLSTVQRVQDSANSTLDVEAVLLTMYDARLNLSRQVAADARAHFGDKVFQTVIPRNIRLAEAPSFGKPIVVYDIASVGAQAYMAVAREMIDRKSTPAL, encoded by the coding sequence GTGGGACGCATCCTCGCTATTGCCAATCAGAAGGGCGGCGTCGGTAAAACCACGACAGCCGTCAATCTCGCCGCCTCCCTCGCCGTCGCGGAGCAGCGCACGCTGCTCATTGATGCCGATCCCCAAGGCAATGCCACGTCGGGTTGTGGCATCAGTCGAGAAGACTTCACGCTCAATACGTACGACGTCCTGCTCGGAGAGGCCTCCGTCGATCAGGCCTTGGTGCGTGGCGTCCAGTTCCGACACCTCGATGTACTCCCCACGACGCCCGATCTGGCCGCCGTGGAAGTGGAACTGGTCGATGCCGACGACCGCATCTCGAGGATGCACGACGCGCTGGCCCCTATCCGCGATCGCTACGACTTCATCCTGATCGATTGCCCACCATCGCTCGGGCTGATCACACTGAACATGCTCGTAGCGGCAGACGCTCTGCTCATTCCCCTGCAGTGTGAGTACTACGCCCTCGAAGGGCTCAGCCAGCTCCTGAGCACCGTGCAACGCGTGCAGGACTCGGCAAACAGCACACTCGATGTCGAAGCGGTCCTGCTCACCATGTACGACGCCCGCCTCAATCTTTCGAGACAGGTGGCCGCCGATGCCCGCGCACACTTCGGCGACAAGGTCTTCCAGACCGTCATCCCACGAAATATCCGCCTCGCTGAAGCACCCAGCTTCGGCAAACCCATCGTGGTGTACGACATCGCCTCCGTTGGCGCTCAGGCCTACATGGCCGTCGCCCGCGAAATGATCGACCGCAAAAGCACACCAGCACTGTAA
- a CDS encoding SIMPL domain-containing protein codes for MRRIWSKRSMVSMTAAGFAMVSPRLVVAQAQPVQPPPAIMVSARGEVQVTPDRARVQVGVETQSKTAAAAAQENNKKQSAILSAIRALGIPAAQIQTLNYSVSPVQRYDEKERRVVIDGYRVSNIVQVETDKLEQAGQIIDAGLTNGANRVAGLDFLVKDRTKAQETALAQAVATAKKQAEVAAQAAGGRVAELLELSINEYERPEPRPMMAMAKAEGFDASMPTPVAEGTTTVSVSVMTRWRFEKR; via the coding sequence ATGCGCCGTATCTGGTCGAAGCGTTCGATGGTGTCCATGACTGCCGCGGGTTTTGCGATGGTCTCTCCGCGCCTGGTGGTGGCACAGGCCCAGCCCGTGCAGCCGCCTCCGGCCATCATGGTGTCGGCGCGTGGCGAGGTGCAGGTGACGCCCGACCGGGCGCGCGTGCAGGTGGGCGTGGAGACCCAGTCGAAGACCGCCGCTGCGGCGGCCCAGGAAAACAACAAGAAGCAGTCGGCCATTCTGAGCGCCATCCGCGCGCTTGGTATTCCGGCGGCCCAGATCCAGACGCTGAACTACAGTGTCTCGCCGGTGCAGCGGTACGACGAGAAGGAACGCCGAGTGGTGATTGATGGCTATCGGGTGAGCAACATCGTGCAGGTGGAGACGGACAAGCTCGAACAGGCTGGTCAGATCATCGACGCGGGTCTCACGAATGGAGCGAACCGTGTGGCCGGCCTCGATTTCCTGGTGAAGGACCGTACCAAGGCGCAGGAGACCGCACTGGCGCAGGCAGTGGCGACGGCCAAGAAGCAGGCGGAGGTGGCCGCCCAGGCGGCTGGCGGCCGTGTGGCCGAACTGCTCGAGCTGTCGATCAACGAGTACGAGCGCCCGGAGCCGCGTCCCATGATGGCGATGGCGAAGGCCGAAGGCTTTGACGCCTCGATGCCAACGCCGGTCGCGGAAGGCACGACCACCGTATCGGTGAGTGTGATGACGCGCTGGCGCTTCGAGAAGCGCTAG
- the mnmG gene encoding tRNA uridine-5-carboxymethylaminomethyl(34) synthesis enzyme MnmG, with protein sequence MSARDTIGASPQASFESVFDVIVIGGGHAGTEAAVAAARSGARVALITGALEQLGQLSCNPAIGGIAKGTVVREVDALGGIMARATDMATVQFRMLNRGKGPAVWAPRAQCDRGLYRRAVRQLLEAQPNLVTMQGMVARLLFDDAGSLASGATRRVAGVETMEGRRFGARAVVLTTGTFGRGTMHIGTDTRISGGRAGEAPSVHLGQQLDAEGLTTERFKTGTPPRIDGRSVDYTRFDRQESEIDLFDYSWSHFWTTPRRTADGAMRSPEQMPCWVGWLEEAGTELIAKHINESAMYGGAIASRGPRYCPSVEDKVVKFPDKVRHQLFLEPEGHDTSELYVNGLSTSLPAPVQLAVLRSVHGLEDVRMTRAGYAIEYDYYPPTQLWPSLGSRAIDGLFFAGQVNGTTGYEEAGGQGVMAGLNAARFTQEREPIVLGRESSYIGVLINDLTTRGVDEPYRLFTSRSEFRLTVRQDNALSRLAPVSEAAGLWQDAELEVLHARLGAVREALRLAEATSMSPAIADPILEAAGTRPLAHAVRAVELARRSEITLQVLFDAAGVGAELPRDAIVGAELEIKYAGYFERERLQANRLVAQGAVVLPPTLDYAAMRTLSIEARQKFERLKPGTLAQASAIPGISPADLQNLMLELRKH encoded by the coding sequence TTGAGTGCTCGGGATACGATCGGGGCCTCGCCGCAGGCTTCGTTCGAGAGCGTGTTCGATGTGATCGTGATCGGCGGTGGCCACGCGGGCACAGAGGCCGCCGTCGCCGCCGCGCGTTCCGGCGCACGGGTGGCTCTCATCACCGGCGCGCTCGAACAGCTTGGCCAGCTCTCCTGCAATCCGGCGATTGGAGGTATCGCGAAGGGCACTGTGGTGCGGGAGGTGGACGCACTGGGTGGCATCATGGCCCGCGCGACCGATATGGCCACCGTGCAATTCCGCATGCTCAATCGCGGCAAGGGACCGGCGGTGTGGGCGCCACGTGCGCAATGCGATCGCGGGCTGTATCGCCGCGCGGTTCGGCAGTTGCTGGAGGCACAACCAAACCTGGTGACGATGCAAGGCATGGTGGCCCGGTTGTTGTTCGACGATGCCGGAAGTCTGGCGAGTGGCGCGACGCGCAGAGTAGCCGGCGTAGAAACCATGGAAGGACGTCGCTTCGGCGCGCGCGCGGTGGTGCTCACCACGGGCACCTTTGGACGCGGCACCATGCACATCGGCACCGACACCCGCATCAGTGGTGGACGGGCCGGTGAAGCGCCTTCCGTGCACCTCGGCCAACAACTCGATGCCGAGGGACTCACGACGGAACGATTCAAGACCGGCACACCACCCCGTATCGATGGACGCAGCGTCGACTACACACGCTTCGATCGGCAGGAGAGCGAGATCGATCTCTTCGACTACTCGTGGTCACACTTCTGGACGACACCGCGGCGTACGGCGGATGGCGCGATGCGCAGTCCGGAGCAGATGCCATGCTGGGTCGGTTGGTTGGAAGAAGCGGGCACGGAGCTGATCGCGAAGCACATCAATGAGTCGGCGATGTATGGTGGGGCCATTGCATCACGTGGACCACGCTACTGTCCGAGTGTCGAAGACAAAGTTGTGAAGTTTCCCGACAAGGTGCGGCATCAGCTCTTTCTCGAGCCGGAAGGACACGACACGAGCGAGCTGTATGTGAACGGCCTGTCGACATCGCTGCCGGCACCAGTACAACTGGCGGTGTTGCGCAGTGTGCATGGCCTCGAAGACGTGCGCATGACACGCGCCGGTTACGCCATCGAGTACGACTACTATCCGCCCACGCAGTTGTGGCCATCGCTGGGCTCCCGTGCGATCGATGGGTTGTTTTTCGCGGGACAGGTGAACGGCACCACCGGCTATGAAGAGGCTGGCGGGCAGGGTGTGATGGCAGGACTCAATGCCGCGCGATTCACTCAGGAGCGTGAGCCGATCGTGCTGGGGCGCGAGTCCAGCTACATCGGTGTGCTGATCAACGACCTCACCACCCGTGGGGTGGATGAGCCCTATCGGTTGTTCACGTCACGCAGCGAATTCCGTTTGACCGTACGCCAGGACAATGCGCTGTCACGCCTGGCTCCGGTGTCTGAAGCTGCGGGACTGTGGCAGGACGCAGAGCTCGAGGTGTTGCATGCGCGACTTGGCGCCGTGCGTGAAGCGCTGCGCCTGGCGGAGGCCACCAGCATGTCGCCGGCCATTGCCGACCCGATTCTCGAAGCCGCCGGAACACGACCGCTGGCGCACGCGGTGCGCGCGGTGGAGCTGGCGCGCCGCAGCGAGATCACGCTGCAGGTGCTGTTTGACGCAGCCGGTGTTGGTGCCGAACTGCCCCGTGATGCCATTGTGGGGGCTGAGTTGGAGATCAAATACGCCGGGTACTTCGAGCGGGAACGTCTCCAGGCGAATCGACTGGTGGCACAGGGCGCCGTCGTGCTACCGCCAACCCTGGACTATGCCGCGATGCGGACTTTGTCGATCGAGGCACGACAGAAGTTTGAGCGACTCAAACCCGGGACATTGGCGCAGGCGAGCGCGATTCCCGGAATCAGCCCTGCCGACCTGCAGAACCTGATGCTGGAGCTGCGGAAGCACTGA
- a CDS encoding YheT family hydrolase, producing MPASTPLTASTTSAVPGAAPPPTRPYRAAWWLPDPHSATIWGRVGRREPPAPTHIERWDTPDGDFVDLVRLAGARGAQSPRLLLLHGLEGGVHSHYVRALFREARSRGWAADLLLFRSCGSEPNRLPRSYHSGETGDARWVLDQLTSRYPSAPIGLVGVSLGGNVLCKLLGEERGRLSPQVTGAVAISVPFDLARASRRIGQGFGVLYEHAFLRSLIPKAQAKVRRHPELRHLQPVSRIRTLWDFDDAFTAPVHGFADAADYYARSSSLPYLSHIARPTLLLSAVDDPFLPADVLDEVREAVAATPCVEAEFPVRGGHVGFTAGGRPWAPWYYAEWRAAEFLRPGLEGWVR from the coding sequence ATGCCTGCATCCACTCCACTCACGGCATCCACCACGTCCGCGGTACCGGGAGCGGCGCCCCCGCCAACCCGGCCATACCGTGCGGCCTGGTGGCTGCCCGACCCACACTCGGCCACCATCTGGGGTCGCGTGGGACGCCGCGAACCGCCAGCTCCCACGCACATAGAGCGCTGGGACACGCCAGACGGCGATTTTGTCGATCTGGTGCGATTGGCCGGCGCGCGTGGGGCCCAGAGTCCCCGTTTGCTGCTGTTGCATGGACTCGAGGGCGGAGTGCACTCGCACTATGTGCGGGCGCTATTCCGGGAGGCACGGAGCCGCGGCTGGGCGGCCGACCTGCTGCTGTTCCGTAGCTGTGGTTCCGAACCGAACCGTCTCCCCCGCTCTTACCATTCCGGGGAAACCGGTGACGCGCGTTGGGTGCTGGACCAACTGACCAGTCGATATCCCTCGGCGCCCATCGGGCTGGTGGGGGTATCGCTTGGCGGCAACGTGTTGTGCAAGCTGCTGGGAGAGGAACGAGGTCGCTTGTCCCCTCAGGTGACCGGCGCGGTGGCGATCTCGGTGCCGTTTGATCTGGCCCGGGCGTCGCGGCGAATCGGGCAGGGGTTCGGTGTGCTCTACGAGCACGCATTTCTGCGATCCCTGATTCCCAAGGCTCAGGCAAAAGTCCGCCGGCACCCTGAGCTGCGGCATCTCCAGCCGGTGTCCCGCATTCGCACGCTCTGGGACTTCGACGACGCATTTACGGCCCCGGTGCATGGGTTTGCCGACGCGGCCGACTACTACGCGCGATCCAGTTCGCTGCCGTACCTCTCGCACATCGCACGGCCGACCTTGCTGCTGTCGGCGGTCGACGATCCCTTCCTGCCGGCAGATGTGCTGGATGAGGTGCGCGAGGCGGTGGCCGCCACGCCCTGCGTGGAGGCGGAGTTTCCGGTGCGTGGCGGGCATGTGGGCTTCACTGCGGGAGGCCGGCCATGGGCGCCATGGTACTATGCCGAGTGGCGAGCAGCGGAGTTTCTACGGCCCGGGCTCGAGGGGTGGGTGCGGTAA
- a CDS encoding dicarboxylate/amino acid:cation symporter, with product MLSRLARNLTFQVLVAVTIGVLIGVVAPDTGKALKPIGDTFINLVKMVITPIIFLTIVHGIASMADLRKLGRVGGKALLYFEIVSTLALAIGLVIVNVTKPGAGLDISAMATGDVSKYTTAGQEQSMLEFLLHIVPSNVVAAFASGELLPVVFFSVLFGVALTAVGDAGRDLIDLLVRLQAVFFRIVHIVMKVAPLGALGAMAYTVGAFGLKTLLPLGRLMLDVYATMAVFIFVVLALICRAFGFRLWPFLRYIREEILLVLGTSSSEAALPRMLEKLERYGCARPVVGLVIPTGYSFNLDGTSIYLSMAAIFIAQVYGIDLSVGEQLTLLGILMLTSKGAAGVTGSGFIVLASTLAATRTVPVEGVALLLGVDRFMSEARAITNLIGNGVATLVVSRSEGAFDDTKRVIAEEEMRRGASV from the coding sequence GTGCTCTCGCGTCTCGCCAGAAATCTGACGTTCCAGGTCCTCGTCGCCGTGACCATCGGCGTGTTGATCGGCGTAGTGGCACCCGATACCGGCAAGGCGCTCAAGCCTATCGGTGACACCTTCATCAATCTCGTGAAGATGGTGATCACGCCGATCATCTTCCTCACGATCGTGCATGGCATTGCCAGCATGGCGGACCTGCGGAAGTTGGGGCGTGTGGGTGGCAAGGCGTTGCTCTACTTCGAGATCGTCTCCACCCTGGCCCTCGCGATCGGCCTGGTCATTGTGAACGTGACCAAGCCCGGCGCCGGCCTCGATATCTCCGCGATGGCCACGGGGGATGTGAGCAAGTACACCACGGCCGGCCAAGAGCAGAGCATGTTGGAGTTTCTGCTGCATATCGTGCCCAGCAATGTGGTGGCGGCCTTTGCCAGTGGTGAGCTGCTGCCGGTGGTGTTCTTCTCGGTGCTGTTTGGCGTGGCGCTCACCGCCGTGGGCGACGCCGGGCGTGATCTCATCGACCTCCTCGTGCGCCTGCAGGCGGTGTTCTTCCGCATCGTGCACATCGTCATGAAGGTTGCGCCGCTTGGCGCATTGGGCGCGATGGCGTACACGGTTGGCGCGTTTGGTCTGAAGACGCTGCTGCCACTCGGCCGTCTGATGCTCGATGTGTACGCCACGATGGCGGTGTTCATTTTTGTGGTGCTCGCACTGATCTGTCGTGCGTTCGGATTTCGTCTGTGGCCCTTCCTGCGCTACATCCGCGAAGAGATTCTGCTGGTGCTCGGCACCTCCAGCAGTGAAGCCGCCCTGCCGCGCATGCTGGAAAAGCTCGAGCGGTATGGGTGCGCGCGACCGGTGGTGGGACTGGTCATTCCCACTGGGTATTCGTTCAATCTCGATGGCACGAGCATCTATCTGTCGATGGCGGCGATCTTCATCGCCCAGGTATACGGCATCGACCTGAGTGTTGGTGAGCAGCTCACCTTGCTGGGCATTCTCATGCTCACCAGCAAGGGCGCGGCGGGAGTGACTGGCTCGGGGTTCATCGTGCTGGCCAGCACATTGGCTGCCACACGCACGGTGCCCGTGGAAGGTGTGGCGCTGCTGCTCGGTGTGGATCGCTTCATGTCGGAAGCGCGCGCCATCACCAATCTGATCGGCAATGGTGTGGCCACGCTGGTGGTATCACGCAGCGAAGGCGCATTCGACGATACCAAGCGCGTGATCGCCGAGGAGGAAATGCGGCGCGGAGCCTCGGTGTGA
- a CDS encoding arsenate reductase family protein, producing the protein MPPADLQVQIFGTKKNADTRKALRFFAERRVKTHFVDLAERAAALGELKRFAQKFGVDAILDRDSKRFAELGLRTAMYGEERWLSILADEPYLLRQPLVRLQNKLCVGVDEKLFKEWLA; encoded by the coding sequence ATGCCTCCCGCTGACCTGCAGGTTCAGATCTTCGGCACCAAGAAAAATGCCGATACACGCAAGGCGCTGCGCTTTTTCGCTGAGCGGCGTGTGAAGACACATTTTGTCGACCTGGCCGAACGTGCCGCCGCACTCGGGGAGCTCAAGCGGTTTGCACAGAAGTTCGGCGTGGACGCGATTCTGGATCGGGACTCGAAACGTTTTGCGGAGCTGGGGCTGCGCACTGCCATGTACGGCGAGGAGCGTTGGCTGAGCATCCTCGCCGATGAGCCGTATCTGTTGCGTCAGCCGCTCGTGCGCCTGCAGAACAAATTGTGCGTGGGCGTCGACGAGAAGCTGTTCAAGGAGTGGTTGGCGTAG